The Lates calcarifer isolate ASB-BC8 linkage group LG6, TLL_Latcal_v3, whole genome shotgun sequence genome includes a region encoding these proteins:
- the LOC108882661 gene encoding E3 ubiquitin/ISG15 ligase TRIM25 — protein MSLSKPEEQLVFELSCAICLQLYSDPVVLPCGHNYCRACICKTTDTGKSGKTLLRCPECREEYEGMDSLQKNFKLCSIIEGYRAVTPHLDWQTDAKPEKVELFCDHCIDEQSLAVKTCLKCEVSLCSRHLQRHHEKESFKTHSVVDPVKDLGMKRCAIHQHLLEYFCSNDMTSLCSTCFREGHHQNHDVLTFSVAEKEMRRALESRNKVVSCRLHMTESLLQKTAEEQGASEAIGDKLINKTVTLIDSMAALVDRYRERLHMLLEEERGQRRKSWQLGMSALEEHQQQLLEAQRSATETLNETDTCIFIHRFILIEHKLREAVEGAIPSTIPSKEALNTRRLQTGLKTQDFRSEMTRLLDSLYILLNPLDLTFNIYTAHPSLIVSNDLRTVKYSSTKQPYPEHPERFTSAPQVLCSQGFSGGEHVWVVEVGANSMWSLGVCYKSIPRRGDHSRLGHNSVSWRLQWKNSKLTVCQSSCNVALGELTHQPLRIEVALDYEAGTLTFHSTKGRREHLYTFRAVFREPVYPAFSIHSNTPESWITLHSGI, from the exons ATGTCTTTGTCCAAACCGGAGGAGCAGCTTGTTTTCGAGCTAAGTTGTGCCATCTGCCTTCAGCTCTACTCTGATCCTGTGGTTCTCCCCTGTGGGCACAACTACTGCCGAGCCTGTATCTGCAAGACCACTGACACAGGCAAGAGTGGAAAAACGCTTCTACGTTGCCCCGAGTGTCGTGAGGAATATGAGGGTATGGACTCCTTGCAGAAAAACTTCAAACTCTGCAGCATTATCGAGGGTTACCGAGCCGTCACACCACATCTGGACTGGCAGACTGACGCTAAGCCTGAGAAGGTGGAACTTTTCTGTGACCACTGTATAGATGAACAGTCACTGGCTGTGAAGACCTGCCTGAAGTGTGAAGTGTCACTGTGCTCCAGGCACCTTCAGAGACACCACGAAAAGGAGTCATTCAAGACACACTCTGTGGTGGACCCTGTGAAAGATCTGGGAATGAAGAGATGTGCTATCCACCAACATCTGCTTGAATACTTTTGCTCCAATGACATGACCTCACTGTGCAGCACATGCTTCAGAGAAGGCCATCACCAAAACCATGATGTTCTCACCTTCAGTGTagctgaaaaagaaatgaggagAGCGTTGGAGAGCCGCAACAAG GTGGTTTCCTGCAGGCTGCACATGACTGAGAGTCTCCTACAGAAGACGGCAGAGGAGCAGGGAGCCTCTGAAGCTATAGGAGACAAACTGATCAACAAGACGGTCACACTCATTGACAGTATGGCTGCACTAGTGGACAG gtacAGGGAGCGTCTGCATATGCTtttggaggaggagagaggccaGCGCAGAAAAAGTTGGCAGCTTGGAATGAGTGCACTGGAggagcaccagcagcagctgctggaggccCAGCGAAGTGCCACAGAGACCCTCAATGAGACTGACACATGCATCTTCATACACAG GTTCATTCTGATAGAACATAAGCTGAGAGAGGCTGTCGAAGGTGCCATTCCTTCCACAATCCCCTCAAAGGAAGCACTCAACACCAGGCGTCTCCAGACAGGCCTCAAAACCCAAGACTTCCGCTCAGAAATGACCCGCCTCCTGGATTCTCTGTATATCCTCCTCAACCCCCTAGACCTCACCTTCAACATCTACACTGCCCACCCCAGTTTGATAGTGTCCAATGACCTGCGCACAGTCAAGTACAGCTCTACCAAGCAGCCATATCCAGAGCATCCAGAGCGTTTCACAAGCGCACCTCAGGTTCTCTGCAGCCAGGGTTTCTCGGGTGGCGAGCACGTATGGGTGGTTGAAGTGGGGGCCAACAGCATGTGGTCACTGGGCGTGTGTTACAAGAGCATCCCTCGCCGTGGTGACCACAGTCGTCTAGGACACAACTCTGTGTCCTGGCGactgcagtggaaaaacagcaaGCTGACAGTATGCCAGTCCTCCTGTAATGTGGCTCTGGGGGAACTGACCCATCAGCCATTGAGGATTGAGGTAGCACTGGACTATGAGGCGGGCACATTAACGTTCCACAGCACCAAAGGGCGCAGGGAGCACCTCTACACCTTCAGGGCTGTGTTTAGGGAGCCAGTTTACCCAGCATTCAGTATCCATTCAAACACACCAGAGTCCTGGATCACACTGCACAGTGGGATATGA